The sequence ATAATCTGAGGAATATCAAGCTGGAATACGATTTTCGGAAGCTCTTTTAACCCCTCTACATTTGCATCAATGGACAAATGCGGAATCAGACCATATCCTGCCGCCATCGAAAACAACGCTGCGCCAAGCGACGAAACATATGCCAGCACCAGAGCTATACCAAGCATTTTGGACGCGTTGTTCCCAAGCTTTGTAATAGACGGAGCGATAAATCCGATGATGATCAAAGGAACACAGAAATTGATCACCTGATTCAGAATATACTTGATCGTAACCACAACATTCATAACACCTTCATTTGCCACCTGTCCGACTAAAATGCCGATCACAACTCCAAGAACAAGTTTAAAAGGCAGGCTTCCAACTATTTTTTTCATAAACGCTTTCCCCTTTTCATTTCTTTTCTCATTCTTTATTCTATTCACCAACCATGATTTTGATGATTTCTTCGTTGGTCTCTTTCATTCCCTGTTTTCCGAGACGTCCCACATTCTGAATCGTCTCCTCCACTCCTCTTGTGACAATTCCGTCACCGCCATAGAACTGTTGTCCTCGTTTATACATATTATAGCCTAAAATCCCGGCATCCACCGCAGATGCAATCTTCGCTGCGCAAGACGCCTTCGCACCGTCACAGACAATCCCAGAGACAATTGCAAGTGCATTGACAACTGTGTGAATCACTTCTTCATAACCTCCTCCACAGAGATATGCAATTCCCGCACCTGCTCCTGCTCCTGCGCTGACTGCTCCACAGTATGCAGAAAGACGTCCGATTCCTGTCTTTTGGTGGATTGTAACAAGATTTGACAAAGCAAGCGCACGGTACAAGGTATCTTCATCCGCATCGAACTCTTTGGCATATTCAATGACAGGAATAGATGAAGTCATTCCCTGATTGCCGCTTCCTGAATTGATGATCACCGGAAGTTCACATCCGTTCATTCTTGCATCAGAGCCTGCCGCCGCCTTTGCCTTTGCTCTTGTACGAATGTCATCTCCATACGTATCCAAAAGCACACTTCCAATGTTGGCGCCGTAATCTCCTCTCAGGCCTTCCTCCGCAATTGCCG comes from Coprococcus phoceensis and encodes:
- a CDS encoding L-cysteine desulfidase family protein gives rise to the protein MKKEDVKYGAYVQILKEELVPAMGCTEPIALAYAAAKAREILGSIPDKVVIEASGSIIKNVKSVIVPNTNHLKGIPAAATAGIIAGRAEKELEVIAQVTESEIEQMKQFLQTADIKVVHADNGITFDIIVSVYKGSSYAKVRIANYHTNIVLMEKDGEVLYEIAVEGEKEEGLTDRNLLNMKDIWDFAMTVDVKDIKETLDRQIAYNTAIAEEGLRGDYGANIGSVLLDTYGDDIRTRAKAKAAAGSDARMNGCELPVIINSGSGNQGMTSSIPVIEYAKEFDADEDTLYRALALSNLVTIHQKTGIGRLSAYCGAVSAGAGAGAGIAYLCGGGYEEVIHTVVNALAIVSGIVCDGAKASCAAKIASAVDAGILGYNMYKRGQQFYGGDGIVTRGVEETIQNVGRLGKQGMKETNEEIIKIMVGE